The segment GACCAGCCCGGCGCGAGCAGGTCGTCGGACACGGGCTTCCCGCCGAGATGGGCCTCGAGGACCCCGTACGCGCTGACGACGAGGGTGGCGGTGGCGACGTCTCCGTGGCCGTCGTCGAGGGTGAACTCGCGGCGGAGCAGCGGTGCTCCGTCGAAGTCCTGGTCGGGCGAGATCATCTGTGCGTGCCAGGTCATAGCGGTGGTCGATCCAATCGATGGGGAGGTCACGGGGTCAGCCTTTGATCGCGCCGCTGGTCATGCCGGCGACGATCTGGCGGTTGAAGAAGATGTAGAGGATGAGCGGCGGGATCGTGATGAGGAGCACGTCCATGAACAGCAGGTTGTACTGGCTCAGCGTCTGGCTCTGGAAGTTGTAGAGGGTGAGCTGCACGGTCGAGTTGTCCGCTCCGGGCAGGAAGTAGAGCGGCCCGGCGAAGTCGTTGAACACCGCGACCGACTGCACCAGGATCACCGTGATCACGACGGGGCGGAGCAGCGGCAGCACGACGGTGAAGAACAGCCGGATCGGGCCCGAGCCGTCGAGCACGGCGGCCTCGTCCAGCTCGCGCGGGATCGTCGCGACGAAGGCGCGGAACAGCAGGATGCAGAACGACAGGCCGAAGGTCGCCTCGATCAGGATCATGCCCGGGAGCGTCTTGAAGAGCCCGATGCCCTGCAGCACCCAGATCGTGGGGACGACCGCCGGAGGCACGATGAGCCCCGCGAGGACGAAGAAGTTGATCAGGGGGTTCAGCCGACCGGGCTTCCGCTGCAGCACGTAGCCGACCATCGCCGCGATGACGACCATGACGGCCACGCTCGCGACGGTGAGGATCCCGCTGTTGATGAACGAGCGGACGACCTGGCCGTCGTTCGACTGGAGCACGTCGACGAGGTTCTGCCAGATGACCCACTTGGTCGGGAGCGAGAACGAGAGGTCGGCCGCCTCGGCGGGGTCCTTCGCGGCCTGCAGGATGATGAAGACGAACGGCACGAGGAACACGACGAACGAGACGACGATGGCCACGGTGCCGATGACCCAGCGCTGAGCGGTGCGGTTCACAGGTCCTTCCCCTTCCGGTTGAGGAAGGCCGAGAGCGGCACCATGATCGCCGTCACGACGACGAACAGGACCACGTTCCCGGCGGTGGACAGCCCGTAGAAGCCGGACTGGTACTGCTTGTAGATGACCGACGCGATCACGTCGCTGGTGAAGCCCGGTCCGCCGCCCGTCATCGCCCAGATGAGGTCGAACGAGCGGAGGCCGCCGATGAGCGACAGGATGATGACCGTGCCCATCGCGGGCCGCGAGAGCGGCAGGGTGACCGAGGTGAACACCTTCCAGGAGCCCGCGCCGTCGACCTTGGCGGCCTCGACGTACTCCTGGGGGATGGCCACGATGCCGGCGATGAAGATGAGCGTCGCGATGCCGACGCCTTTCCAGATGTCGACGGCCGCGACCGACCAGAGCGCGAGGTTCGGGTCGGTCAGCCAGCCCGGCTGCGGGAGGCCGACGAGCCCGAGCGCCCCGTTGACGATGCCGTGGAACGGGTCGAGCAGCGCCTTGAAGGTGATGCCGATGCCGATGGTCGACACGAGCACCGGGAAGAACACGACGGCCCGCAGGTAGCCGCGCCCGAGGATGGGCGAGGTGAGCAGGAGCGCCAGCGCCAGCCCGATGACGACCTTGGCCGCGGACGTGACGAAGCCGTACTCGAAGGTGTGGATGAAGCCCTGGGTGAGCTGCGGATCCTGGAAGAACTGGACGAAGTTCTGGAAGCCGATAAACGTGACGTCGAAGAGGGTCCAGCGGGTGAGCGCGAAGTAGAACGAGGCGAACGTCGGCACCGCGAACAGCACCACGTAGAGGGCCGAGGCCGGGATGTAGAACCACGACGGGTAGAACGAGGCACGACTGCGCCGGCCGCGCTTGAACTGCTCCTTCGGGGTGCGGGTCGGGGGGACCGCCCTCGTGAGTGTGGCTGTCATCAACGCTCCTTTGCGCAGGATCCGGGGCGGCGGCGGTCTCGCCGCCGCCCCGCTGGGGATAAGTGTCGGGCTACGGCCGGCTCACCAGCCGGGGATGCCGAGCTGCTGGGCCTGCTGCTTCACGTCCTGGTCGTAGAGCTTCGCCCCCGCGGACGCCGACGAGATGCCGGAGCCGACCTGGACGGTGATCTTCTCGAGGTTCGGTCCCTTGATGGGCGACAGGAACTCGAGCGCCGGGGCGACCTTCTTGTCGTCGATGTACTTCTGCAGGTCTCCGATGAGCGGCGGAACGGTGCTCGGGAGGGTGCAGTCGCTCGTCGCGTACGGGCCGGCCGGCGTCAGCTCGGCGTTCTGCACGGCGCAGCCGTCCTTGCTGTTGGCGAAGGCGACGAGCTTCTCGGCCGCGGCCAGCTTGTTGCCGGTCGTCGACTTCGGGATGTAGAGGGCGTTCGGCTCCCAGATCGTGAGCTGGGTGTCGCTGGCGTTGTCGGCGGGGATCGCGAAGACGCCGATGTCCTTCACCTTGTCCGGGTAGTTCTGCTGGATCGTCGCGATGGTGCTCGTGAGCATCGGGTACTGGGCACCCGTGCCCTCGGCGAGCATCTTGAGGCCAGCGACGTTGGTGGCGGAGGCGAAGTCCTTGTTCATCAGGCCCTTCGAGTAGACCTCGGCCTGGTGGTCGAAGGAGTCGACGGCGGGAGCCGAGGTGTACTTCTCCTTGTTCGCCGTGTAGCTCGTGGCCCAGTCGGGCTGCTGCGCGAGGACGTTGGCGAAGTCGCCGAGGACGAAGAGCTGGCTGGTCCAGGTGTCGCCGAACGTCTGGATGACGGGGGCGATGCCGGCGGCCTTGATCTTCTCGCTGTTGCTGATGAACTCGGACCAGCTGGTCGGGACGCTCAGGCCGAGCTTCGCGTAGACGGCCTTGTTGTACATGACGGCGCCACCGAACGAGGTGCCCCAGGGGGCACCGTAGAGACCTTTGTCGGTGCTCACGACGGTCGTGAACTCCTTCGTCAGGCTCCCGGTCCAGCTCTGGCCCTTCAGGTCGACGAGCGTGCTGTCGGGGTGGAGCGCCTGGAGGAGCGAGCCGGAGTTGTAGAGGAAGACGTCGTCCATGTCGCCGGTGGAGAGGCGCGTCTTGATCAGGTTGTCGCCGTCGGTGCCGCCCGGGCGGGTGCCGAGCTTGACGGTGATCTTCGGGTTGGCCTTCTCGAAGGCCGTGATCAGCGCCTTCCCGGAGGCGAGGCTGGCGGGGCTGTTGTCGACGGTGAACGTGATCGAGGCGCCGCTGCCGTCGCCGGAGCCGCCACCGGATCCGCCCGACGAGCACGCGCTCAGTGCGACCAGGAGGACGGCGGCCGTGCCGACGCCCGCGATCCTGGTCACGAGGGGACGAGAGAACATTCTTACCTCCTTGTAAGAGCCCGTCGACGCGCTGCCTTCGGGTTTTTGAAACGTATCAACTTGACGCGTGTAGATCGTTCCATCATTGTGGCGACCCCGTCAACTCTTTTCGCGTAACGATTTTCGCGAGTGCCGTCCGACGGGCGGCGAAGCTACGACCAGGCGACGACCAGGTCGGCGCGGGAGCGGGTCGAGGCCACGAGCCGGGCGTTCGCCGCGTCGGGGCCGTCCGTCCACTCCTCGGCGGCCCGGCGGGTCCTTCCGAACGTGACGTGGCGCTCGACCAACCGCTCCCGCCGGAGGCTTTCGGGGACGTCGACGAACCAGACCTCGTCGAGGAGGCCCCGCACCTCGCCCCAGCGGCCGACGTCGGCGAGCAGGTAGTTCCCTTCGGTGAGGACGACCGGCACCGCTCGCGGCACGGCGATCGACGCGGCCACCGGCTCCTCGATGCTGCGACGGAACGTCGGCGCGTAGACGACGTCCTCGTCGGCGAGTCGGAGGCGGCGGAGGAGCGCGACGTAGCCGCCGACGTCGAACGTGTCGGGAGCGCCCTTCCGGGCGGCGAGCTCCGTGCCGTCGAGGATCGACTGGCCGAGGTGGAAGCCGTCCATCGGCACGACGACGGCAAGCCCCTCGGGGAGGAGCGCCGCCACCGCCTCGGTCAGCGTCGACTTGCCCGCGCCCGGCGCTCCGACGACGCCCACGAGCATCCTGCCCGTCGTGGTCGACGCGCGGTCGACGATGCGGCGCGCGAGGCTCTCCGCGGTGGCGGCGGCGAGGGCTCCGAGGGCATCGTGTTCGATCACCGCCCCAGGGTACGGCCGGGCGGAGCTCGCAGGAGCCGGGGAGCACGATGGCAGGACCGACCCGATCCCCGGGTCCGATGAAAGGGACCGCCCGTGTCGACCTCCTCCATCTCCGTCCACGACCGCGTCTCGTGGGGCACCTCGCAGGGCAGGACGCACGGCGTCGTGACCAAGCGCCACACGTCCGACTTCGAGTTCGACGGGCAGAAGTTCACGGCGTCGAGCGACGAGCCGGCCTTCATCGTCGAGTCCGAGAAGACCGGCGCGAAAGCGGCCCACAAGGGCTCCGCCCTCACGAAGCTCAAGCCGAAGGACTGACGGGACCGCTCAGTCGCCGGCGCGTCCCTCGGCGAGCCAGGCGAGACGCCGTAGCGCCTCGGTGTTGCGGACGTTCAGCATCGCGACCATGAGGGGCGCCGGGACGACCGTGCCGGGCCCGGCGGAGGCGTACTCCTCCATCCGGACGACGCAGCCGCCCTTCCGCGCCTTGGCCGCGAGGATCACGTGGGCCTCACCCAGCGGCCACCCGCGGGCGACGAACTCCGCCCTTCGCGGAGCGTCCCACTCGATCACGGAGGTCGTGTCGTCGATGACGGCCGGCCAGACCCCGAACGAGTGGTGGATCTTCGAGTCGACGGCGGGCCAGTCCTCGCCCACGTCGCGGATCCGGGACGCGCCCACGACCCAGCTCGGGAAGAGCCACCCGTCGGCCAGCACGTCGAACACCCTCTCGGGCGACGCCTCGATGAAGCGGTGTCGGACGGACATGGCGGGTTCCTCTCGGTGGCGGTGACGGTGACGGTGACGGTGGTACTCGCTCCGGTCTCGGGCCACGGGTGTCAGCCCCGACGACGGAGCCGGGCGGCCAGCAGCCCCACCCCGACGACGACCGAGCCGATCGCGGCCGTGGCCGCGGCTCCCCGGTTCTGGGTGTACCAGATCTGCGGGCTCGTCTCCTTGGCGACGTCGCTGAAGATGCCCCGCGAGCCCTGGTCGCCGCCGACCGGTTCGTACAGGTTGGAGGGGAGCATCGGGTCGGTCTTGTCGGGCGCCTGCTGCCCCGAGTACCCGGTCTTCGCCAGGTAGACGTCCAGGAACCGCGACACGAACCG is part of the Frondihabitans sp. 762G35 genome and harbors:
- a CDS encoding carbohydrate ABC transporter permease, whose translation is MTATLTRAVPPTRTPKEQFKRGRRSRASFYPSWFYIPASALYVVLFAVPTFASFYFALTRWTLFDVTFIGFQNFVQFFQDPQLTQGFIHTFEYGFVTSAAKVVIGLALALLLTSPILGRGYLRAVVFFPVLVSTIGIGITFKALLDPFHGIVNGALGLVGLPQPGWLTDPNLALWSVAAVDIWKGVGIATLIFIAGIVAIPQEYVEAAKVDGAGSWKVFTSVTLPLSRPAMGTVIILSLIGGLRSFDLIWAMTGGGPGFTSDVIASVIYKQYQSGFYGLSTAGNVVLFVVVTAIMVPLSAFLNRKGKDL
- a CDS encoding ABC transporter substrate-binding protein; this encodes MFSRPLVTRIAGVGTAAVLLVALSACSSGGSGGGSGDGSGASITFTVDNSPASLASGKALITAFEKANPKITVKLGTRPGGTDGDNLIKTRLSTGDMDDVFLYNSGSLLQALHPDSTLVDLKGQSWTGSLTKEFTTVVSTDKGLYGAPWGTSFGGAVMYNKAVYAKLGLSVPTSWSEFISNSEKIKAAGIAPVIQTFGDTWTSQLFVLGDFANVLAQQPDWATSYTANKEKYTSAPAVDSFDHQAEVYSKGLMNKDFASATNVAGLKMLAEGTGAQYPMLTSTIATIQQNYPDKVKDIGVFAIPADNASDTQLTIWEPNALYIPKSTTGNKLAAAEKLVAFANSKDGCAVQNAELTPAGPYATSDCTLPSTVPPLIGDLQKYIDDKKVAPALEFLSPIKGPNLEKITVQVGSGISSASAGAKLYDQDVKQQAQQLGIPGW
- a CDS encoding DUF2945 domain-containing protein, whose translation is MSTSSISVHDRVSWGTSQGRTHGVVTKRHTSDFEFDGQKFTASSDEPAFIVESEKTGAKAAHKGSALTKLKPKD
- a CDS encoding carbohydrate ABC transporter permease; the protein is MNRTAQRWVIGTVAIVVSFVVFLVPFVFIILQAAKDPAEAADLSFSLPTKWVIWQNLVDVLQSNDGQVVRSFINSGILTVASVAVMVVIAAMVGYVLQRKPGRLNPLINFFVLAGLIVPPAVVPTIWVLQGIGLFKTLPGMILIEATFGLSFCILLFRAFVATIPRELDEAAVLDGSGPIRLFFTVVLPLLRPVVITVILVQSVAVFNDFAGPLYFLPGADNSTVQLTLYNFQSQTLSQYNLLFMDVLLITIPPLILYIFFNRQIVAGMTSGAIKG
- a CDS encoding SRPBCC family protein → MSVRHRFIEASPERVFDVLADGWLFPSWVVGASRIRDVGEDWPAVDSKIHHSFGVWPAVIDDTTSVIEWDAPRRAEFVARGWPLGEAHVILAAKARKGGCVVRMEEYASAGPGTVVPAPLMVAMLNVRNTEALRRLAWLAEGRAGD
- a CDS encoding nucleoside/nucleotide kinase family protein, with amino-acid sequence MIEHDALGALAAATAESLARRIVDRASTTTGRMLVGVVGAPGAGKSTLTEAVAALLPEGLAVVVPMDGFHLGQSILDGTELAARKGAPDTFDVGGYVALLRRLRLADEDVVYAPTFRRSIEEPVAASIAVPRAVPVVLTEGNYLLADVGRWGEVRGLLDEVWFVDVPESLRRERLVERHVTFGRTRRAAEEWTDGPDAANARLVASTRSRADLVVAWS